In Pantoea cypripedii, the following proteins share a genomic window:
- a CDS encoding metal ABC transporter substrate-binding protein gives MKKLPISLALGAMLISPLALAKTVDAVASFTVLADIVKQVGGDHVNVKSLVGPNGDPHTFEPTPQDSQALAQADVVFVSGLGLEGWMDRLVSASGYKGSLVVASQGINTREMVDDGKTITDPHAWNSMANGVIYATNVMNALIKADPEDAAAIRKQGENYIQQLQKLDSWAKTSFAAVPQSKRKVLTSHDAFGYFGQRYGVSFLAPVGFSTEAEASASDVASIIKQLKAEHINTYFMENQTDPRLVKQIASATGAKPGGELYPEALSEANGPAASYEAAFKHNVNVMLKSMK, from the coding sequence ATGAAGAAGTTACCGATTAGCCTGGCGTTGGGTGCCATGTTGATCAGCCCGCTGGCGCTGGCGAAAACCGTGGATGCGGTGGCGAGTTTTACCGTGCTGGCGGACATCGTTAAACAGGTTGGTGGCGATCACGTTAACGTGAAGTCGCTGGTCGGGCCGAATGGTGACCCACACACCTTCGAACCGACGCCGCAGGACAGCCAGGCACTGGCGCAGGCGGATGTGGTGTTTGTCAGCGGTCTGGGCCTGGAAGGCTGGATGGATCGTCTGGTCAGCGCCTCGGGCTATAAAGGTTCGCTGGTGGTGGCATCACAAGGCATCAATACGCGTGAAATGGTTGATGATGGTAAAACCATCACCGATCCGCACGCGTGGAACAGCATGGCAAATGGCGTAATTTATGCCACCAACGTCATGAATGCCTTGATCAAAGCGGATCCGGAAGATGCCGCAGCGATTCGCAAGCAGGGTGAGAACTATATCCAGCAATTACAAAAACTGGATAGCTGGGCGAAGACGTCTTTTGCTGCCGTGCCGCAGAGCAAACGTAAGGTACTGACCAGCCATGATGCGTTTGGCTATTTTGGCCAGCGCTATGGCGTGTCCTTCCTGGCTCCCGTGGGCTTCTCCACCGAAGCGGAAGCCAGCGCCAGTGATGTGGCATCGATTATCAAACAGCTCAAAGCCGAGCACATCAATACTTACTTTATGGAGAACCAGACTGACCCACGTCTGGTGAAACAGATTGCCAGCGCGACGGGTGCGAAACCGGGGGGCGAGCTGTATCCGGAAGCCCTGTCGGAAGCCAATGGTCCGGCTGCCAGCTATGAAGCGGCGTTCAAACATAACGTCAATGTCATGCTGAAAAGTATGAAGTAA
- the ykgO gene encoding type B 50S ribosomal protein L36, with product MQVLSSLRSAKTRHKDCKVVRRKGRIYVICKTNPRFKAVQGRKKKR from the coding sequence ATGCAGGTATTGAGTTCATTGCGGTCAGCGAAGACCCGTCACAAAGATTGCAAAGTCGTGCGTCGTAAAGGTCGCATCTATGTGATCTGCAAAACCAATCCGCGCTTTAAAGCGGTACAGGGAAGGAAGAAGAAACGTTAG